A single window of Salvia splendens isolate huo1 chromosome 6, SspV2, whole genome shotgun sequence DNA harbors:
- the LOC121809001 gene encoding uncharacterized protein LOC121809001 produces the protein MPPRRRRGPRVENNVGEQTEGSVGNPPPPPPPPLPQPNEREYIKAFRKENPPKFDGLGEPPKAEAWVRDIERIFEFMGCTDRERLACVTYQLTGPADFWWETKKRTMDPARREALTWEDIKEEVYNKYVPESYWRAKVVEFHTLKQGSMTVTEYDRALCEMTRYAPELVDTDEKMAAKFRSGLRTEIRVAVASRRGIPYSEVLGCALDVEEALPKNERTTNPTPSAPQANFREKRK, from the coding sequence ATGCCCCCGAGACGTAGACGTGGTCCGCGTGTGGAGAACAATGTGGGGGAGCAGACGGAAGGAAGTGTCGGCAatccacccccgcctccaccaccacctctaccccaaccaaacgaAAGGGAGTACATCAAAGCCTTTCGGAAAGAGAACCCACCTAAGTTTGATGGATTGGGAGAGCCCCCAAAGGCGGAGGCATGGGTGCGCGATATTGAGCGTATCTTTGAGTTCATGGGATGCACGGACAGAGAACGCCTGGCCTGCGTGACTTATCAGCTGACAGGACCCgctgacttttggtgggaaacAAAGAAGAGAACCATGGACCCCGCTCGCCGTGAGGCGCTTACTTGGGAGGATATTAAGGAAGAGGTGTACAACAAGTATGTTCCGGAAAGTTATTGGCGGGCGAAGGTAGTGGAGTTCCACACGTTGAAGCAAGGAAGTATGACGGTCACAGAGTACGACCGCGCCCTATGTGAGATGACTCGCTATGCGCCAGAATTGGTGGAtacagacgagaagatggccGCGAAGTTCCGTTCTGGCCTTAGGACAGAGATAAGGGTCGCAGTGGCTAGTCGGAGGGGAATTCCTTATTCTGAGGTGCTGGGCTGTGCCttagatgtggaggaagcactgcccaagaatgagaggacAACAAACCCTACCCCATCTGCACCCCAAGCGAACTTTAGAGAAAAGAGGAAATGA